The sequence AGCACGGTTCCGCCGGGTGTCAGGGAATAGTCGTGTCGGTTGGCCGTCCTCCGGAAGCCGGAGGTTTCATCCCCCGTGAAAGGCCGCGAGATCACACGGCCAACCCTCATGCCCCGCTCGTCAAGGAGCCGTCGCGCCGTGCGGCAAACATCCTGCAGCCTGCCCTCGCCAAACGTCCCCTCATGCGCCGCGATCTGGAGAACGCTGTCCGCACTGGTGTAGAGGATGGGGAAGCCCGTACGGAGATGCTCCCCGCCAAGTTCCTCCAGGATCTGCGTACCGGAGGCCGCCTTGTTGCCGATGAACTCCGTGCCGCATGCCGCCGCAAGGGTGTCCACGAAACCCTGCGGGAACGATTCGCAGGTGTAGAACGGCTCTTCCAGCAGACAACCCATCAACTCCCAGTGCCCCGTTGTGGTGTCCTTGCCAGCGGAAACCTCCGTCAACCGGAAGGCCGACGCGCCTTGCCTAAGCGGCCCGGATGGCTCCCTGCCCATCAGGCCGGCCAAGCCGAGCGAATCGAGATTGGGAAGCCTCAGGCCGGGAATCCCCTCAAAAAGGTGCCCCAGGGTATCCGCTCCCGCATCCCCGTATGCAGCGGCATCCGGAGCGCCGCCGCAGCCGACGGAATCCAGCACGATCAGAATTGCCCGTTTGCCCATGCCCCAAACTTTCAGAAATCCACGCTCCGTCCACGAAAAAGGGCGGAGGTTGCCCCCCGCCCTGTTGAGTTATCATTCGAACCCGATCACTCGGGCAGATCGAGGGGACGATCAGGGAGAACCCCGTCAAAACCTCCGCCGCCGCTTGGCGTGACAGGCACCGGAGGAGCCCCTGCATCAACTCCACGCAGCGGACGCCCGGTGGCATCGATGATTTGTGCGGTGACAAAGATGATCAGGTTGCTCTTGATCCGGTTCTCGCCCTTGGATTGGAAAAGGCGTCCGATCAGCGGGATATCTCCAAGGATAGGCACTTTGTCTTCCACGTTCTGCACGTCCTCGCGCATCAGGCCACCCACGGCGACGGTGTAGCCGTCATAGATGGTGAGCGAGGTGTTGACGCTCCGCTTGGAGAAGACCGGCATCTCGATGCGGTTTTCGGTGATGATCGCGTTGACCGGGTTTCCGAAGATGTCCGTGGATGGCGATTGGATGGGGCTGCCGTAGTTGATGAAGCCCTCGAACTCGACGATCTCGGGGAGGAAACGCAGGTCGATCACGAAATCGTTCTCACCGATGGTCGGCTCGATCTCAAGGGTGACACCCGTGTTCTTCGTCTCGAACGCCGTCGGTGTCGCCGGTGTGGCAATCCCAACACCGCCGCCGCCGCCGCCAAGGAAACCGCCGCCGTTGTTGTTCTGCTGCGGGAGCTCCGGGGGTTCGTATTCGGTCGGGTAGATGAATTCGCGGATGACCTCGATGGTCGCCTTCTGGCCGGAGCGGGCGGTGATCGAAGGCGCTGTCATCAGGTCGATGCCCTTTTTCTGCGAAAGGCCGCGCATGATCATCTGCACTTGGCCGTCCGAGAACAGGCCGGTGAGGCCGAGGATGCCGGGCGCCACGTTGGCAGCCTGCGCAGTGCGGCTCGGGTTGTTGAGGATTGCATCGATGCTGTTGCGGTTCACCGCCTGATCACCGCTGCGGAGACCGCCGGTCACGATGTTGCTGACGAGATCCGTTCCCGCAGGGATGCCGGGGATGGAGGTTCCGTTGACGGGGCTGACAAAATCGGCACCGGTGCGGGAAGCACCGCTACCTATCGTTCCGCCGGTTCCGAAGAGATGGCTCTTGGAGAGGCCGAAGGGCGTGACAATCCAGTCGAATCCGAGCTCATCGTTGTTCTCCTGGGTGATTTCAACGAATTTCGTGGTGATCTTGACCTGCTTGGGCTGGTCGTCGTTGAGTTCGATGAGCTGTTCGATCTTATCGAGTTCCGACGGGGTGTTGGTGACCAGCAGGGAACCGGAGGATCCCAAGGTCGCCGAGCTGCCATCGGCAAAGACGATGCCCGCGTTGCGTAGAAGCTCGATGATGGGCGGGCGGGCACTGAGCAGGCCACCCGAAGCTCCTGCACCTTCCGCAAACGGATCGGCTTCCGCCGCAGCGCCACCCGGTGTGCCGGCTGCGAGCTTGGCTGCGAAGTCCGGCGGGACACGGAACGTGCGTGTGAAGAAATCCTCGCCGATCTCGGTCTGTGGAACCAGCGTGACCGCAAAGTCATCCACCTTGTAGCGCAGCTTGGTGGCATCGCAGATGTATTTGAGGGCGACGGCAAGCGGCACGTTGCGGAGGCGCAGCTCGTTGATGCGGAGGGCGCCCGGATCGTTGCCACCGAGCAGCGAGCCTTCGCCTGCTGCCGCGTCGAGCCCTGCGTCAGCACCGCCCAGAGCGGTGTTGCGGGGGCGGCGGATCACGAAGTTGACGCCTTTCCTATCGGGATCGAGCTCCAGGACATCGAGTTCCGAGGCACGGAGGCGGAGGAAGTCGATCGCCTCCTCCACGGTGGTGTCCTCGAAGTCGATCCTCGGGATCACAATGCGGCGCAGCTTTTCGGTGATGTATGCAACACCGTCGGACGAGCCTGAGTTGGTGATCTGTTCGGTAAAGATGGGGAGGGTGGCCGGAACGGAGAGCTCCCAGGCCTGATCGACCTGCATGAGCAGTTCGGCGCGGGTCTGATCGTAGGCGGCGCGGTAGTAATCGCTTTTCGCGGCGGCAACCTTCTCCATCCCGCGGCGTGCGGCGGTGTTGTAGGGATCGATGCGCAGGATGGCCTCGTAATCCGTCTTGGCGGCATCGTATTTGCCGAGGTCGAAGTTGCCCTGTGCCATGTAGAGGGTGCGGCGCACCTCATCGA comes from Akkermansiaceae bacterium and encodes:
- a CDS encoding phosphopentomutase; its protein translation is MGKRAILIVLDSVGCGGAPDAAAYGDAGADTLGHLFEGIPGLRLPNLDSLGLAGLMGREPSGPLRQGASAFRLTEVSAGKDTTTGHWELMGCLLEEPFYTCESFPQGFVDTLAAACGTEFIGNKAASGTQILEELGGEHLRTGFPILYTSADSVLQIAAHEGTFGEGRLQDVCRTARRLLDERGMRVGRVISRPFTGDETSGFRRTANRHDYSLTPGGTVLDDLVAKHVEVIGVGKISDIFAGKAISVSHPTAGNAHGMALVGSLCEERADQEEFIFANLVDFDSLYGHRRDPLGYARCLVEFDVWLGGFLQGLHPDELLMITADHGNDPYHPGTDHTREQVPCLVVSGNGFDPGEMRVFADVGECVLRFFQKKSNLAKTRGYG
- a CDS encoding type II and III secretion system protein; protein product: MQKKPLYHSNRSIATLMALASTMPFAISSSQAGEGAHSGVSGLAQREIIRRQEAVAESDRLFIQGREAYAKADYQQSVDKFSAALSTLPDAPTLSDRRASYTDHLAKASVALAQSFRKVGKYDEARALLDKVLSPDVDPENFAAKAELGYLDDPIRTNPALTYEHTQNVDEVRRTLYMAQGNFDLGKYDAAKTDYEAILRIDPYNTAARRGMEKVAAAKSDYYRAAYDQTRAELLMQVDQAWELSVPATLPIFTEQITNSGSSDGVAYITEKLRRIVIPRIDFEDTTVEEAIDFLRLRASELDVLELDPDRKGVNFVIRRPRNTALGGADAGLDAAAGEGSLLGGNDPGALRINELRLRNVPLAVALKYICDATKLRYKVDDFAVTLVPQTEIGEDFFTRTFRVPPDFAAKLAAGTPGGAAAEADPFAEGAGASGGLLSARPPIIELLRNAGIVFADGSSATLGSSGSLLVTNTPSELDKIEQLIELNDDQPKQVKITTKFVEITQENNDELGFDWIVTPFGLSKSHLFGTGGTIGSGASRTGADFVSPVNGTSIPGIPAGTDLVSNIVTGGLRSGDQAVNRNSIDAILNNPSRTAQAANVAPGILGLTGLFSDGQVQMIMRGLSQKKGIDLMTAPSITARSGQKATIEVIREFIYPTEYEPPELPQQNNNGGGFLGGGGGGVGIATPATPTAFETKNTGVTLEIEPTIGENDFVIDLRFLPEIVEFEGFINYGSPIQSPSTDIFGNPVNAIITENRIEMPVFSKRSVNTSLTIYDGYTVAVGGLMREDVQNVEDKVPILGDIPLIGRLFQSKGENRIKSNLIIFVTAQIIDATGRPLRGVDAGAPPVPVTPSGGGGFDGVLPDRPLDLPE